One Spinacia oleracea cultivar Varoflay chromosome 4, BTI_SOV_V1, whole genome shotgun sequence DNA segment encodes these proteins:
- the LOC130459631 gene encoding uncharacterized protein isoform X1: MLVSLFFPFRMSAIWLLLRYGSHSFDIRVGDMEKYRLLKLFLDIFEESVKQDVFLPSTFSLYVEGPCGKVELNDDKTLRLLWGWNWGKDTAEIWVEGTDKPGLVFRNAVATIENHRKEKERQLKERQEELLRAQREEEEAMRKQQEREDILREIQEQMEYTVAMEVPVVDCEDMKVEYVRVISKDDADEVFPGCSQPKQTQESPKKQPTPPKHTNHVASKSKGKDKPASKKLTPKRRASAKQPTPQKQPTPPKQPTKQPTPPPPPPPPQKEPTQPKQQQHTPPPEHPTSPPQQQQHTPPPEHPTSPPQHHTPPPPPQNPTPPQNNQTDEPNNQAPPDQAQPVKKKGGRARPKGFRVNKVTAKKAGTWVSKGKGKGRKGTGRSKTPGVFADVGEICSEEESEDSDYEESDSEQEDVLNDWIDSDVDDEVIPDDIPDLGFEDCLNGSSKMDKAYKNGKIWTDQPYGSIKLEPWLIFHDKATFLEVLRSYCIQEGFGLSVERADNRRYTAVCAVESCDWRIHASRLFDNVSWAIKVISGSHRTCGRLEENPVVTSEWLCKHMLGEIEANPEIPVETLRRYAQEKFQLRVKKRLLYKVRSMAKGKLHGGWAEAYELLPRYAEMIKQTNPGSHALITWGASSGDVNPKFRACFFSFAAQVRGFLRGCRPIIGIDGAHLSGFYKGILLTAVGIDGNNEIFVLAYGIVDTESCDSWTYFMRCLRQMFEQEGCNRDDWTFISDRMKGVELAVRETFPRATRRVCCQHLYMNCKNNGFSGSAFHKLFWIAANAYNEYVFGKAMEKISEYNANATAYLNSCIEQWSRHKFDSTVCCDHNTTNFVESFNACTKPFRDMPVFSLLEAIRSWCMQRVGARFDKAVDMEEGQLTAYALKELEERTAESRLYYATACGGGEFEVRDGHVNFPIRLATRSCACGKWQICGIPCKHALRVIYDQRMNPHDFISPWFKAAAYKLTYAEHIHPVADPSQWPDFGLPSIQPPTIKRPSGRPAKKRKRGANEPKKGKRNTNVKCGKCREFGHNSRTCKSGGTSATGPSTSKSGAAGASTSNGGPNTRKRSKAAA, encoded by the exons ATGttagtttcattattttttccCTTTAGGATGAGTGCTATTTGGTTGTTACTACGTTATGGGTCACATAGTTTTGATATTAGAGTGGGAGACATGGAAAAATATCGTTTGTTGAAGTTGTTTCTTGATATCTTTGAGGAATCAGTTAAGCAAGATGTTTTTTTGCCTAGTACCTTTAGCTTGTATGTTGAGGGTCCTTGTGGTAAGGTTGAATTGAATGATGATAAGACTTTAAGGCTTCTGTGGGGATGGAATTGGGGTAAAGACACTGCTGAAATTTGGGTTGAGGGAACAGATAAACCAGGATTGGTGTTTAGGAATGCTGTTGCAACAATTGAGAATCATAGAAAGGAAAAAGAGAGACAACTTAAGGAGAGACAAGAGGAACTGTTGAGGGCTCaaagagaggaggaagaggCAATGAGGAAACAACAGGAAAGGGAGGACATTTTGAGGGAAATACAGGAACAAATGGAGTACACTGTGGCTATGGAGGTCCCTGTTGTTGATTGTGAGGACATGAAGGTTGAGTATGTGAGAGTCATTAGCAAAGATGATGCTGATGAGGTGTTTCCAGGTTGCTCTCAACCAAAACAAACACAAGAATCCCCAAAGAAACAACCCACCCCACCCAAACACACAAATCATGTTGCTTCTAAGTCAAAAGGCAAGGATAAGCCTGCTTCTAAGAAACTAACCCCCAAAAGGAGGGCATCAGCTAAACAACCCACCCCACAGAAACAACCCACCCCACCTAAACAACCCACCAAACAACCTacaccaccacccccaccaccCCCACCACAGAAAGAACCCACCCaaccaaaacaacaacaacacacaccacCACCAGAACATCCCACCTCtccaccacaacaacaacaacacacaccacCACCAGAACATCCCACCTCTCCACCACAACATCAcacccctccaccaccaccacaaaatCCCACTCCACCACAGAACAACCAAACTGATGAGCCTAACAATCAAGCACCACCTGATCAAGCTCAGCCAGTGAAAAAGAAGGGGGGCAGAGCTAGACCTAAGGGGTTTAGGGTTAACAAAGTCACTGCTAAGAAGGCTGGAACTTGGGTTTCCAAGGGAAAGGGAAAAGGGAGAAAGGGTACAGGAAGGTCTAAGACACCAGGGGTTTTTGCTGATGTTGGTGAGATATGTTCAGAAGAGGAGAGTGAGGATTCTGATTATGAGGAATCAGATTCTGAACAAGAGGATGTTCTGAATGATTGGATTGATtctgatgttgatgatgaggtGATTCCTGATGATATTCCTGATTTGGGGTTTGAGGATTGTCTAAATGGTTCCTCAAAGATGGATAAGGCCTATAAAAATGGCAAAATATGGACTGATCAACCATATGGGTCCATTAAGTTAGAACCCTGGTTGATCTTTCATGATAAGGCCACATTTCTTGAAGTGTTGAGAAGTTACTGCATACAGGAGGGGTTTGGGCTTAGTGTTGAGAGGGCTGATAATAGGAGGTACACAGCAGTGTGTGCAGTGGAGTCATGTGACTGGAGGATACATGCCAGTAGGTTGTTTGACAATGTTAGCTGGGCCATTAAGGTGATCAGTGGGTCCCACAGAACTTGTGGGAGGCTTGAGGAGAATCCAGTAGTGACCTCTGAGTGGTTGTGTAAGCATATGTTGGGGGAAATAGAGGCAAATCCAGAGATTCCAGTGGAGACATTGAGGAGGTATGCACAGGAGAAGTTTCAGTTGAGGGTGAAAAAGAGGCTATTGTACAAGGTCAGGAGTATGGCAAAGGGAAAGCTGCATGGTGGTTGGGCTGAAGCATATGAGCTGTTGCCTAGATATGCTGAGATGATTAAGCAAACAAACCCAGGGAGTCATGCACTTATAACATGGGGGGCCAGTAGTGGGGATGTGAACCCAAAATTCAGAGCTTGCTTCTTCTCATTTGCTGCACAAGTCAGGGGGTTTCTAAGGGGTTGTAGGCCCATAATTGGAATAGATGGGGCTCATTTAAGTGGTTTCTACAAGGGCATTCTACTGACAGCAGTTGGCATAGATGGGAATAATGAAATTTTTGTTCTTGCCTATGGGATAGTAGACACTGAGAGTTGTGACAGTTGGACCTACTTCATGAGATGTTTGAGGCAAATGTTTGAGCAGGAGGGTTGCAACAGAGATGATTGGACCTTCATCAGTGATAGGATGAAG GGTGTTGAGTTGGCAGTTAGAGAAACTTTTCCTAGAGCAACTAGGAGAGTTTGCTGCCAACACCTATACATGAATTGTAAGAACAATGGCTTCAGTGGATCTGCATTCCACAAGCTATTTTGGATAGCTGCTAATGCATACAATGAGTATGTGTTTGGTAAGGCCATGGAAAAGATCAGTGAGTACAATGCAAATGCCACTGCATACTTGAACAGCTGCATTGAGCAGTGGTCTAGGCATAAGTTTGACTCTACTGtttgttgtgatcacaacacaACAAACTTTGTGGAGTCATTCAATGCATGCACAAAGCCCTTCAGAGACATGCCTGTCTTCTCATTATTGGAAG CAATCAGAAGTTGGTGTATGCAGAGGGTGGGGGCTAGATTTGACAAGGCAGTTGACATGGAGGAAGGTCAGCTCACTGCATATGCATTGAAAGAGTTAGAGGAGAGGACAGCTGAGTCCAGGTTATATTATGCCACAGCATGTGGAGGGGGTGAATTTGAGGTTAGGGATGGACATGTCAACTTCCCAATTAGGCTTGCAACAAGAAGTTGTGCCTGTGGGAAGTGGCAGATCTGTGGAATCCCCTGCAAGCATGCACTGAGGGTCATATATGACCAAAGGATGAACCCCCATGATTTCATATCCCCATGGTTCAAGGCTGCTGCATACAAGCTAACCTATGCAGAACATATTCATCCTGTGGCAGATCCATCTCAGTGGCCTGACTTTGGCCTTCCTTCCATTCAGCCTCCAACCATCAAAAGACCATCTGGCAGACCtgctaagaagagaaagagaggggCAAATGAACCAAAGAAAGGGAAGAGGAACACAAATGTGAAATGTGGAAAGTGTAGAGAGTTTGGTCACAACTCAAGAACATGCAAGAGTGGAGGAACAAGTGCCACTGGACCAAGTACTTCAAAGAGTGGTGCAGCAGGAGCAAGTACATCAAATGGGGGACCAAACACAAGGAAGAGGTCAAAGGCAGCTGCATAG
- the LOC130459631 gene encoding uncharacterized protein isoform X2 yields MSAIWLLLRYGSHSFDIRVGDMEKYRLLKLFLDIFEESVKQDVFLPSTFSLYVEGPCGKVELNDDKTLRLLWGWNWGKDTAEIWVEGTDKPGLVFRNAVATIENHRKEKERQLKERQEELLRAQREEEEAMRKQQEREDILREIQEQMEYTVAMEVPVVDCEDMKVEYVRVISKDDADEVFPGCSQPKQTQESPKKQPTPPKHTNHVASKSKGKDKPASKKLTPKRRASAKQPTPQKQPTPPKQPTKQPTPPPPPPPPQKEPTQPKQQQHTPPPEHPTSPPQQQQHTPPPEHPTSPPQHHTPPPPPQNPTPPQNNQTDEPNNQAPPDQAQPVKKKGGRARPKGFRVNKVTAKKAGTWVSKGKGKGRKGTGRSKTPGVFADVGEICSEEESEDSDYEESDSEQEDVLNDWIDSDVDDEVIPDDIPDLGFEDCLNGSSKMDKAYKNGKIWTDQPYGSIKLEPWLIFHDKATFLEVLRSYCIQEGFGLSVERADNRRYTAVCAVESCDWRIHASRLFDNVSWAIKVISGSHRTCGRLEENPVVTSEWLCKHMLGEIEANPEIPVETLRRYAQEKFQLRVKKRLLYKVRSMAKGKLHGGWAEAYELLPRYAEMIKQTNPGSHALITWGASSGDVNPKFRACFFSFAAQVRGFLRGCRPIIGIDGAHLSGFYKGILLTAVGIDGNNEIFVLAYGIVDTESCDSWTYFMRCLRQMFEQEGCNRDDWTFISDRMKGVELAVRETFPRATRRVCCQHLYMNCKNNGFSGSAFHKLFWIAANAYNEYVFGKAMEKISEYNANATAYLNSCIEQWSRHKFDSTVCCDHNTTNFVESFNACTKPFRDMPVFSLLEAIRSWCMQRVGARFDKAVDMEEGQLTAYALKELEERTAESRLYYATACGGGEFEVRDGHVNFPIRLATRSCACGKWQICGIPCKHALRVIYDQRMNPHDFISPWFKAAAYKLTYAEHIHPVADPSQWPDFGLPSIQPPTIKRPSGRPAKKRKRGANEPKKGKRNTNVKCGKCREFGHNSRTCKSGGTSATGPSTSKSGAAGASTSNGGPNTRKRSKAAA; encoded by the exons ATGAGTGCTATTTGGTTGTTACTACGTTATGGGTCACATAGTTTTGATATTAGAGTGGGAGACATGGAAAAATATCGTTTGTTGAAGTTGTTTCTTGATATCTTTGAGGAATCAGTTAAGCAAGATGTTTTTTTGCCTAGTACCTTTAGCTTGTATGTTGAGGGTCCTTGTGGTAAGGTTGAATTGAATGATGATAAGACTTTAAGGCTTCTGTGGGGATGGAATTGGGGTAAAGACACTGCTGAAATTTGGGTTGAGGGAACAGATAAACCAGGATTGGTGTTTAGGAATGCTGTTGCAACAATTGAGAATCATAGAAAGGAAAAAGAGAGACAACTTAAGGAGAGACAAGAGGAACTGTTGAGGGCTCaaagagaggaggaagaggCAATGAGGAAACAACAGGAAAGGGAGGACATTTTGAGGGAAATACAGGAACAAATGGAGTACACTGTGGCTATGGAGGTCCCTGTTGTTGATTGTGAGGACATGAAGGTTGAGTATGTGAGAGTCATTAGCAAAGATGATGCTGATGAGGTGTTTCCAGGTTGCTCTCAACCAAAACAAACACAAGAATCCCCAAAGAAACAACCCACCCCACCCAAACACACAAATCATGTTGCTTCTAAGTCAAAAGGCAAGGATAAGCCTGCTTCTAAGAAACTAACCCCCAAAAGGAGGGCATCAGCTAAACAACCCACCCCACAGAAACAACCCACCCCACCTAAACAACCCACCAAACAACCTacaccaccacccccaccaccCCCACCACAGAAAGAACCCACCCaaccaaaacaacaacaacacacaccacCACCAGAACATCCCACCTCtccaccacaacaacaacaacacacaccacCACCAGAACATCCCACCTCTCCACCACAACATCAcacccctccaccaccaccacaaaatCCCACTCCACCACAGAACAACCAAACTGATGAGCCTAACAATCAAGCACCACCTGATCAAGCTCAGCCAGTGAAAAAGAAGGGGGGCAGAGCTAGACCTAAGGGGTTTAGGGTTAACAAAGTCACTGCTAAGAAGGCTGGAACTTGGGTTTCCAAGGGAAAGGGAAAAGGGAGAAAGGGTACAGGAAGGTCTAAGACACCAGGGGTTTTTGCTGATGTTGGTGAGATATGTTCAGAAGAGGAGAGTGAGGATTCTGATTATGAGGAATCAGATTCTGAACAAGAGGATGTTCTGAATGATTGGATTGATtctgatgttgatgatgaggtGATTCCTGATGATATTCCTGATTTGGGGTTTGAGGATTGTCTAAATGGTTCCTCAAAGATGGATAAGGCCTATAAAAATGGCAAAATATGGACTGATCAACCATATGGGTCCATTAAGTTAGAACCCTGGTTGATCTTTCATGATAAGGCCACATTTCTTGAAGTGTTGAGAAGTTACTGCATACAGGAGGGGTTTGGGCTTAGTGTTGAGAGGGCTGATAATAGGAGGTACACAGCAGTGTGTGCAGTGGAGTCATGTGACTGGAGGATACATGCCAGTAGGTTGTTTGACAATGTTAGCTGGGCCATTAAGGTGATCAGTGGGTCCCACAGAACTTGTGGGAGGCTTGAGGAGAATCCAGTAGTGACCTCTGAGTGGTTGTGTAAGCATATGTTGGGGGAAATAGAGGCAAATCCAGAGATTCCAGTGGAGACATTGAGGAGGTATGCACAGGAGAAGTTTCAGTTGAGGGTGAAAAAGAGGCTATTGTACAAGGTCAGGAGTATGGCAAAGGGAAAGCTGCATGGTGGTTGGGCTGAAGCATATGAGCTGTTGCCTAGATATGCTGAGATGATTAAGCAAACAAACCCAGGGAGTCATGCACTTATAACATGGGGGGCCAGTAGTGGGGATGTGAACCCAAAATTCAGAGCTTGCTTCTTCTCATTTGCTGCACAAGTCAGGGGGTTTCTAAGGGGTTGTAGGCCCATAATTGGAATAGATGGGGCTCATTTAAGTGGTTTCTACAAGGGCATTCTACTGACAGCAGTTGGCATAGATGGGAATAATGAAATTTTTGTTCTTGCCTATGGGATAGTAGACACTGAGAGTTGTGACAGTTGGACCTACTTCATGAGATGTTTGAGGCAAATGTTTGAGCAGGAGGGTTGCAACAGAGATGATTGGACCTTCATCAGTGATAGGATGAAG GGTGTTGAGTTGGCAGTTAGAGAAACTTTTCCTAGAGCAACTAGGAGAGTTTGCTGCCAACACCTATACATGAATTGTAAGAACAATGGCTTCAGTGGATCTGCATTCCACAAGCTATTTTGGATAGCTGCTAATGCATACAATGAGTATGTGTTTGGTAAGGCCATGGAAAAGATCAGTGAGTACAATGCAAATGCCACTGCATACTTGAACAGCTGCATTGAGCAGTGGTCTAGGCATAAGTTTGACTCTACTGtttgttgtgatcacaacacaACAAACTTTGTGGAGTCATTCAATGCATGCACAAAGCCCTTCAGAGACATGCCTGTCTTCTCATTATTGGAAG CAATCAGAAGTTGGTGTATGCAGAGGGTGGGGGCTAGATTTGACAAGGCAGTTGACATGGAGGAAGGTCAGCTCACTGCATATGCATTGAAAGAGTTAGAGGAGAGGACAGCTGAGTCCAGGTTATATTATGCCACAGCATGTGGAGGGGGTGAATTTGAGGTTAGGGATGGACATGTCAACTTCCCAATTAGGCTTGCAACAAGAAGTTGTGCCTGTGGGAAGTGGCAGATCTGTGGAATCCCCTGCAAGCATGCACTGAGGGTCATATATGACCAAAGGATGAACCCCCATGATTTCATATCCCCATGGTTCAAGGCTGCTGCATACAAGCTAACCTATGCAGAACATATTCATCCTGTGGCAGATCCATCTCAGTGGCCTGACTTTGGCCTTCCTTCCATTCAGCCTCCAACCATCAAAAGACCATCTGGCAGACCtgctaagaagagaaagagaggggCAAATGAACCAAAGAAAGGGAAGAGGAACACAAATGTGAAATGTGGAAAGTGTAGAGAGTTTGGTCACAACTCAAGAACATGCAAGAGTGGAGGAACAAGTGCCACTGGACCAAGTACTTCAAAGAGTGGTGCAGCAGGAGCAAGTACATCAAATGGGGGACCAAACACAAGGAAGAGGTCAAAGGCAGCTGCATAG